In the Thermotoga sp. Ku-13t genome, one interval contains:
- the rplL gene encoding 50S ribosomal protein L7/L12 produces the protein MTVEQIVEAIEKLTVAELAQLVKALEEKFGVTAAAPVAVAAVAAPAAGAAPAAQAAAAEEKTEFDVILKSHGANKINVIKVVREITGLGLKEAKDLVEKAGSPDAVVKSGVPKNEAEEIKKKLEEAGAEVILK, from the coding sequence ATGACAGTGGAACAGATCGTAGAGGCGATTGAAAAACTCACAGTAGCGGAGTTGGCACAACTAGTTAAGGCGTTGGAAGAAAAGTTCGGCGTGACTGCGGCAGCACCCGTTGCAGTGGCAGCCGTTGCAGCGCCAGCAGCTGGAGCAGCACCAGCAGCCCAAGCAGCAGCCGCTGAGGAAAAGACTGAGTTCGACGTCATTTTGAAGAGCCACGGTGCCAACAAGATCAACGTGATAAAGGTCGTTAGGGAAATCACTGGCCTTGGTCTGAAAGAGGCGAAGGACCTCGTCGAAAAAGCTGGTAGTCCCGACGCAGTGGTCAAGAGCGGTGTCCCGAAGAACGAGGCTGAGGAGATCAAGAAGAAGCTCGAAGAAGCCGGTGCAGAGGTCATTTTGAAGTGA
- the rplJ gene encoding 50S ribosomal protein L10: MITKEKKRQILENLKEVFPKANLLVFVNFFGLDVAMFRELRRRISSKFGKDAKLTVVKNSLASIALAAAKYDEAQYEKFLKGPTAVFCLLNGDPVDALKLLVNFAKEKKLENFFKGGFLERQPFSSEQAAELANLPTRKELYAMVVGRLQGPIYGTVFALSGILRKLVYVLNAIEEKKKSESVGGV; encoded by the coding sequence TTGATAACGAAGGAGAAGAAGCGGCAGATTCTGGAGAACCTGAAAGAAGTGTTTCCGAAGGCAAACCTGCTTGTGTTCGTGAACTTCTTTGGTCTCGACGTTGCGATGTTCAGGGAGTTGCGCAGGAGGATCAGCTCGAAATTCGGAAAAGATGCCAAGCTGACCGTTGTCAAAAACTCCCTTGCTTCAATAGCTCTGGCTGCGGCAAAATACGATGAAGCTCAGTACGAGAAATTCTTGAAAGGACCAACAGCAGTTTTCTGCTTGCTGAACGGTGATCCCGTAGACGCGCTGAAACTTCTGGTGAATTTCGCGAAAGAAAAGAAGCTCGAGAACTTCTTCAAAGGTGGTTTTCTCGAGCGCCAACCGTTCAGCAGCGAACAGGCGGCGGAGCTGGCCAATCTGCCCACCAGGAAAGAGCTGTACGCGATGGTCGTCGGCAGACTGCAAGGTCCAATTTACGGTACGGTGTTCGCTCTGAGTGGTATTTTGAGAAAACTTGTGTACGTTCTCAATGCGATTGAAGAGAAAAAGAAATCTGAAAGCGTTGGAGGTGTTTGA
- the rplA gene encoding 50S ribosomal protein L1 has translation MPRHSKRYLEIRQRVDRTKFYSIDEAIELVKKNATAKFDETVELHLATNIDPKRPEQQVRGTVVLPHGTGRTVRVLVFAKGEKAEEAKKAGADIVGGDELVEKILNESFTDFDVAIATPDMMKSVGKLGKILGPRGLMPSPKSNTVTDDVVTAVKEFKMGRVEVRSDKTGSIHLPIGKCSFDSQKLKENLISAYKQIAAMRPAGIKGQFIRKAVLTSTMGVGVKLNLSELEAAKI, from the coding sequence ATGCCGAGACACTCCAAGAGGTACCTTGAAATAAGACAAAGGGTGGACAGAACGAAATTCTACAGCATCGATGAAGCTATCGAGCTCGTTAAGAAGAACGCAACGGCGAAATTCGACGAAACGGTTGAGCTCCACCTTGCGACGAACATAGATCCAAAACGGCCCGAACAGCAAGTTCGAGGAACGGTGGTCTTACCGCACGGGACTGGAAGAACGGTGAGAGTGTTGGTGTTCGCCAAGGGTGAAAAAGCCGAAGAAGCCAAAAAGGCCGGCGCAGATATCGTCGGAGGAGACGAACTGGTCGAAAAGATCCTCAACGAGAGTTTCACGGATTTCGACGTGGCCATCGCAACACCAGACATGATGAAATCAGTTGGAAAGCTCGGTAAAATCCTTGGACCTCGCGGTTTGATGCCATCTCCAAAATCGAACACCGTCACCGACGATGTTGTAACCGCGGTGAAGGAGTTCAAAATGGGAAGGGTCGAAGTCAGGAGTGACAAAACAGGCTCGATCCATCTTCCCATCGGTAAGTGTTCTTTCGATTCTCAAAAGCTCAAGGAGAACCTCATCTCAGCTTATAAACAAATAGCAGCCATGAGACCTGCGGGCATCAAAGGTCAGTTCATCAGAAAGGCTGTACTGACGTCAACGATGGGAGTTGGTGTGAAACTCAACCTTTCTGAGCTGGAAGCTGCAAAAATCTGA
- the rplK gene encoding 50S ribosomal protein L11 has protein sequence MAKKVVAQVRLQLPAGKATPAPPVGPALGQRGVNIMEFCKRFNAETADKAGMILPVIVTVYEDRSFSFVVKTPPASFLLKKAANIESGSGEPKRKIVGKVTRKQIEEIAKIKMPDLTANDLEAAIRIIEGTAKSMGIEIVD, from the coding sequence ATGGCTAAGAAAGTCGTAGCACAGGTGAGGTTGCAGTTACCAGCAGGTAAAGCCACACCTGCACCACCAGTTGGACCTGCGCTCGGTCAGCGTGGCGTTAACATAATGGAGTTCTGCAAGAGGTTCAACGCAGAAACGGCAGACAAAGCTGGTATGATTCTGCCAGTCATAGTGACGGTCTATGAGGATCGTTCCTTCAGCTTCGTTGTCAAAACACCACCAGCATCCTTCCTGCTCAAAAAGGCGGCAAACATCGAGTCTGGATCAGGAGAACCAAAAAGGAAGATCGTAGGAAAAGTCACGAGAAAGCAGATCGAAGAAATCGCGAAGATCAAAATGCCAGACCTGACAGCGAACGATCTGGAGGCCGCTATAAGAATCATCGAAGGTACAGCAAAGAGCATGGGCATCGAAATAGTTGACTGA